The following are encoded together in the Labeo rohita strain BAU-BD-2019 unplaced genomic scaffold, IGBB_LRoh.1.0 scaffold_730, whole genome shotgun sequence genome:
- the LOC127161782 gene encoding sialoadhesin-like isoform X2 translates to MFCFMSCVVYLNSCREIMNFRPLLILLLHFPGSLTLDLLNVTCSQESICALRGSHVTLKCSYSNFNIKTVFWFSEKQSTNWRKNNEPEDLTLDSDYSGRVKHQISSSSSTLTISDVRERDSGEYQLMFIMNGGVKHLSSAAVSLTVTVLQVRMKPLSTDPRDERLELTCDSSCTLTSGVRYYWMRDGQPFSDTVESPNLFVSPSRDAGSFSCYREDRKHLSSSMCVSQRGCWDVTYTSTRVCALVGSTVDISCTYSHPSDHTVNKTFWHYGPSWDFKDLREEHQFAGRVEYVGNKLRIKDLKISDSGEYRFRIISNTTRGKYSGSPGVILTVTDTQVTSSPDIISERKDVILSCSTKCTLNDNHTYIWYKNGRQVTDGFTKVNKLYLDSVSNEELQQYSCAVGDPVDTTVFSHYTVTLLLFLPQFLIIAALWMWFFIKMHLISNQTENKSEVDEL, encoded by the exons atgttttgttttatgtcctGCGTCGTATATCTGAATTCATGCAGAGAGATCATGAACTTCAGACCTTTACTGATCCTACTGCTGCACTTTCCAG GCTCTCTGACACTGGACCTCTTGAATGTGACTTGTAGTCAAGAGAGTATTTGCGCATTAAGGGGGTCCCACGTGACACTGAAGTGCTCTTACTCCAACTTCAACATCAAAACTGTGTTCTGGTTCAGTGAGAAACAAAGTACGAACTGGAGAAAAAACAATGAACCTGAAGATTTGACTTTAGACTCAGACTACTCAGGACGAGTGAAACATCAGATCTCAAGCAGCTCTTCAACACTCACAATATCAgacgtgagagagagagactctggAGAATATCAGCTCATGTTCATCATGAATGGTGGAGTTAAACATCTCAGCTCAGCAGCCGTCAGTCTAACAGTCACAG TCCTACAGGTGAGAATGAAGCCTTTGTCTACAGACCCAAGAGATGAGAGACTAGAACTGACCTGTGATTCTTCCTGCACTTTGACCTCTGGAGTTCGGTATTACTGGATGAGGGATGGACAGCCTTTCAGTGATACAGTTGAGTCCCCCAACTTGTTTGTGTCACCCAGCAGAGATGCTGGCAGCTTTTCCTGTTATCGTGAAGACCGTAAACATCTCTCTTCTTCAATGT GTGTTTCTCAGAGAGGCTGCTGGGATGTGACTTACACCTCTACAAGAGTCTGTGCTTTGGTTGGCTCAACAGTAGACATTTCCTGCACATACTCACATCCCTCTGatcatactgtaaataaaacattctggCATTACGGTCCATCTTGGGACTTCAAGGATCTGCGTGAGGAGCATCAGTTTGCTGGTCGTGTGGAGTATGTGGGGAACAAACTGAGAATTAAAGATCTCAAGATCAGTGACTCTGGAGAATATCGATTCAGGATCATTAGTAACACAACCAGAGGCAAATACTCTGGATCACCTGGAGTCATTCTTACTGTTACAG ATACACAGGTAACAAGCAGTCCAGACATTATATCAGAGAGAAAGGACGTGATATTAAGCTGTTCAACTAAATGCACTCTGAATGACAATCATACTTACATCTGGTACAAGAACGGACGACAGGTAACAGATGGATTCACTAAAGTCAACAAGCTGTACCTGGACTCAGTCAGCAATGAAGAGCTTCAACAGTATTCCTGTGCTGTAGGAG atCCAGTGGACACCACAGTGTTCAGTCATTATACAGTCACTCTGCTGCTGTTTTTACCTCAGTTTCTCATAATAGCGGCTCTGTGGATGTG GTTTTTCATCAAAATGCATCTCATTTCAAaccaaactgaaaacaaaagtgAAG tggatGAACTGTAA
- the LOC127161782 gene encoding sialoadhesin-like isoform X1: MFCFMSCVVYLNSCREIMNFRPLLILLLHFPGSLTLDLLNVTCSQESICALRGSHVTLKCSYSNFNIKTVFWFSEKQSTNWRKNNEPEDLTLDSDYSGRVKHQISSSSSTLTISDVRERDSGEYQLMFIMNGGVKHLSSAAVSLTVTVLQVRMKPLSTDPRDERLELTCDSSCTLTSGVRYYWMRDGQPFSDTVESPNLFVSPSRDAGSFSCYREDRKHLSSSMCVSQRGCWDVTYTSTRVCALVGSTVDISCTYSHPSDHTVNKTFWHYGPSWDFKDLREEHQFAGRVEYVGNKLRIKDLKISDSGEYRFRIISNTTRGKYSGSPGVILTVTDTQVTSSPDIISERKDVILSCSTKCTLNDNHTYIWYKNGRQVTDGFTKVNKLYLDSVSNEELQQYSCAVGDPVDTTVFSHYTVTLLLFLPQFLIIAALWMWFFIKMHLISNQTENKSEGKKLCIW, encoded by the exons atgttttgttttatgtcctGCGTCGTATATCTGAATTCATGCAGAGAGATCATGAACTTCAGACCTTTACTGATCCTACTGCTGCACTTTCCAG GCTCTCTGACACTGGACCTCTTGAATGTGACTTGTAGTCAAGAGAGTATTTGCGCATTAAGGGGGTCCCACGTGACACTGAAGTGCTCTTACTCCAACTTCAACATCAAAACTGTGTTCTGGTTCAGTGAGAAACAAAGTACGAACTGGAGAAAAAACAATGAACCTGAAGATTTGACTTTAGACTCAGACTACTCAGGACGAGTGAAACATCAGATCTCAAGCAGCTCTTCAACACTCACAATATCAgacgtgagagagagagactctggAGAATATCAGCTCATGTTCATCATGAATGGTGGAGTTAAACATCTCAGCTCAGCAGCCGTCAGTCTAACAGTCACAG TCCTACAGGTGAGAATGAAGCCTTTGTCTACAGACCCAAGAGATGAGAGACTAGAACTGACCTGTGATTCTTCCTGCACTTTGACCTCTGGAGTTCGGTATTACTGGATGAGGGATGGACAGCCTTTCAGTGATACAGTTGAGTCCCCCAACTTGTTTGTGTCACCCAGCAGAGATGCTGGCAGCTTTTCCTGTTATCGTGAAGACCGTAAACATCTCTCTTCTTCAATGT GTGTTTCTCAGAGAGGCTGCTGGGATGTGACTTACACCTCTACAAGAGTCTGTGCTTTGGTTGGCTCAACAGTAGACATTTCCTGCACATACTCACATCCCTCTGatcatactgtaaataaaacattctggCATTACGGTCCATCTTGGGACTTCAAGGATCTGCGTGAGGAGCATCAGTTTGCTGGTCGTGTGGAGTATGTGGGGAACAAACTGAGAATTAAAGATCTCAAGATCAGTGACTCTGGAGAATATCGATTCAGGATCATTAGTAACACAACCAGAGGCAAATACTCTGGATCACCTGGAGTCATTCTTACTGTTACAG ATACACAGGTAACAAGCAGTCCAGACATTATATCAGAGAGAAAGGACGTGATATTAAGCTGTTCAACTAAATGCACTCTGAATGACAATCATACTTACATCTGGTACAAGAACGGACGACAGGTAACAGATGGATTCACTAAAGTCAACAAGCTGTACCTGGACTCAGTCAGCAATGAAGAGCTTCAACAGTATTCCTGTGCTGTAGGAG atCCAGTGGACACCACAGTGTTCAGTCATTATACAGTCACTCTGCTGCTGTTTTTACCTCAGTTTCTCATAATAGCGGCTCTGTGGATGTG GTTTTTCATCAAAATGCATCTCATTTCAAaccaaactgaaaacaaaagtgAAGGTAAGAAATTATGTATATGGTAG
- the LOC127161782 gene encoding sialoadhesin-like isoform X4, which translates to MFCFMSCVVYLNSCREIMNFRPLLILLLHFPGSLTLDLLNVTCSQESICALRGSHVTLKCSYSNFNIKTVFWFSEKQSTNWRKNNEPEDLTLDSDYSGRVKHQISSSSSTLTISDVRERDSGEYQLMFIMNGGVKHLSSAAVSLTVTVLQVRMKPLSTDPRDERLELTCDSSCTLTSGVRYYWMRDGQPFSDTVESPNLFVSPSRDAGSFSCYREDRKHLSSSMCVSQRGCWDVTYTSTRVCALVGSTVDISCTYSHPSDHTVNKTFWHYGPSWDFKDLREEHQFAGRVEYVGNKLRIKDLKISDSGEYRFRIISNTTRGKYSGSPGVILTVTDTQVTSSPDIISERKDVILSCSTKCTLNDNHTYIWYKNGRQVTDGFTKVNKLYLDSVSNEELQQYSCAVGDPVDTTVFSHFTVTLLVFLPQFLIIAALWMWFFIKMHLISKQK; encoded by the exons atgttttgttttatgtcctGCGTCGTATATCTGAATTCATGCAGAGAGATCATGAACTTCAGACCTTTACTGATCCTACTGCTGCACTTTCCAG GCTCTCTGACACTGGACCTCTTGAATGTGACTTGTAGTCAAGAGAGTATTTGCGCATTAAGGGGGTCCCACGTGACACTGAAGTGCTCTTACTCCAACTTCAACATCAAAACTGTGTTCTGGTTCAGTGAGAAACAAAGTACGAACTGGAGAAAAAACAATGAACCTGAAGATTTGACTTTAGACTCAGACTACTCAGGACGAGTGAAACATCAGATCTCAAGCAGCTCTTCAACACTCACAATATCAgacgtgagagagagagactctggAGAATATCAGCTCATGTTCATCATGAATGGTGGAGTTAAACATCTCAGCTCAGCAGCCGTCAGTCTAACAGTCACAG TCCTACAGGTGAGAATGAAGCCTTTGTCTACAGACCCAAGAGATGAGAGACTAGAACTGACCTGTGATTCTTCCTGCACTTTGACCTCTGGAGTTCGGTATTACTGGATGAGGGATGGACAGCCTTTCAGTGATACAGTTGAGTCCCCCAACTTGTTTGTGTCACCCAGCAGAGATGCTGGCAGCTTTTCCTGTTATCGTGAAGACCGTAAACATCTCTCTTCTTCAATGT GTGTTTCTCAGAGAGGCTGCTGGGATGTGACTTACACCTCTACAAGAGTCTGTGCTTTGGTTGGCTCAACAGTAGACATTTCCTGCACATACTCACATCCCTCTGatcatactgtaaataaaacattctggCATTACGGTCCATCTTGGGACTTCAAGGATCTGCGTGAGGAGCATCAGTTTGCTGGTCGTGTGGAGTATGTGGGGAACAAACTGAGAATTAAAGATCTCAAGATCAGTGACTCTGGAGAATATCGATTCAGGATCATTAGTAACACAACCAGAGGCAAATACTCTGGATCACCTGGAGTCATTCTTACTGTTACAG ATACACAGGTAACAAGCAGTCCAGACATTATATCAGAGAGAAAGGACGTGATATTAAGCTGTTCAACTAAATGCACTCTGAATGACAATCATACTTACATCTGGTACAAGAACGGACGACAGGTAACAGATGGATTCACTAAAGTCAACAAGCTGTACCTGGACTCAGTCAGCAATGAAGAGCTTCAACAGTATTCCTGTGCTGTAGGAG
- the LOC127161782 gene encoding sialoadhesin-like isoform X3 gives MFCFMSCVVYLNSCREIMNFRPLLILLLHFPGSLTLDLLNVTCSQESICALRGSHVTLKCSYSNFNIKTVFWFSEKQSTNWRKNNEPEDLTLDSDYSGRVKHQISSSSSTLTISDVRERDSGEYQLMFIMNGGVKHLSSAAVSLTVTVLQVRMKPLSTDPRDERLELTCDSSCTLTSGVRYYWMRDGQPFSDTVESPNLFVSPSRDAGSFSCYREDRKHLSSSMCVSQRGCWDVTYTSTRVCALVGSTVDISCTYSHPSDHTVNKTFWHYGPSWDFKDLREEHQFAGRVEYVGNKLRIKDLKISDSGEYRFRIISNTTRGKYSGSPGVILTVTDTQVTSSPDIISERKDVILSCSTKCTLNDNHTYIWYKNGRQVTDGFTKVNKLYLDSVSNEELQQYSCAVGDPVDTTVFSHFTVTLLVFLPQFLIIAALWMWFFFKMHLTSKLN, from the exons atgttttgttttatgtcctGCGTCGTATATCTGAATTCATGCAGAGAGATCATGAACTTCAGACCTTTACTGATCCTACTGCTGCACTTTCCAG GCTCTCTGACACTGGACCTCTTGAATGTGACTTGTAGTCAAGAGAGTATTTGCGCATTAAGGGGGTCCCACGTGACACTGAAGTGCTCTTACTCCAACTTCAACATCAAAACTGTGTTCTGGTTCAGTGAGAAACAAAGTACGAACTGGAGAAAAAACAATGAACCTGAAGATTTGACTTTAGACTCAGACTACTCAGGACGAGTGAAACATCAGATCTCAAGCAGCTCTTCAACACTCACAATATCAgacgtgagagagagagactctggAGAATATCAGCTCATGTTCATCATGAATGGTGGAGTTAAACATCTCAGCTCAGCAGCCGTCAGTCTAACAGTCACAG TCCTACAGGTGAGAATGAAGCCTTTGTCTACAGACCCAAGAGATGAGAGACTAGAACTGACCTGTGATTCTTCCTGCACTTTGACCTCTGGAGTTCGGTATTACTGGATGAGGGATGGACAGCCTTTCAGTGATACAGTTGAGTCCCCCAACTTGTTTGTGTCACCCAGCAGAGATGCTGGCAGCTTTTCCTGTTATCGTGAAGACCGTAAACATCTCTCTTCTTCAATGT GTGTTTCTCAGAGAGGCTGCTGGGATGTGACTTACACCTCTACAAGAGTCTGTGCTTTGGTTGGCTCAACAGTAGACATTTCCTGCACATACTCACATCCCTCTGatcatactgtaaataaaacattctggCATTACGGTCCATCTTGGGACTTCAAGGATCTGCGTGAGGAGCATCAGTTTGCTGGTCGTGTGGAGTATGTGGGGAACAAACTGAGAATTAAAGATCTCAAGATCAGTGACTCTGGAGAATATCGATTCAGGATCATTAGTAACACAACCAGAGGCAAATACTCTGGATCACCTGGAGTCATTCTTACTGTTACAG ATACACAGGTAACAAGCAGTCCAGACATTATATCAGAGAGAAAGGACGTGATATTAAGCTGTTCAACTAAATGCACTCTGAATGACAATCATACTTACATCTGGTACAAGAACGGACGACAGGTAACAGATGGATTCACTAAAGTCAACAAGCTGTACCTGGACTCAGTCAGCAATGAAGAGCTTCAACAGTATTCCTGTGCTGTAGGAG
- the LOC127161781 gene encoding carcinoembryonic antigen-related cell adhesion molecule 1-like has translation MSSCSGFVTLDQLSVTCNQQSICAVKGSEVTLKCFYFNINIKTVFWFSEKQSTNWRKNNEPENLTLDSDYSGRVKHQISYSSSTLTISDARERDSGEYQLMFIMNDGVKHLRSAAVSLTVTDLQMTKNPAFTDKRDERVKLTCNTSCDLTPGVRYYWIKNGRHFTNTESGNMFVSPSSDSGSFSCSRDQNLKRRSSSVCVSQSVCWDVTYTSRRVCALVNSTVDISCTYTHPSGHTVNKTFWHYGRSRDVKDLREEHQFAGRVEYVGNKLRIKDLKISDSGEYRFRIITDLNQYSGSPGVILTVTGAEKKSNKAVVSEKEEVILRCSTNCTLNENHTYIWYKNGRQVTDGFTKVNKLYLDSVSNEELQQYSCAVGDPAVQIISSPKANTALLITVIILSVFLIFTLIGVLWYRRRKNNSPQQYKDNKGSVQLGSDMLYENAAALSTVYTQQVHTKDQDVHYSTINFKQSHTKNTSSAPTAVDSTTDDVHYAAVKFS, from the exons atgtCTTCTTGTTCAGGCTTTGTAACACTGGACCAGCTCTCTGTGACCTGTAATCAACAGAGTATTTGTGCTGTGAAGGGGTCAGAAGTGACACTGAAGTGCTTTTACttcaacatcaacatcaaaaCTGTGTTCTGGTTCAGTGAGAAACAAAGTACAAACTGGAGAAAAAACAATGAACCTGAAAATTTGACTTTAGACTCAGACTACTCAGGACGAGTGAAACATCAGATCTCATACAGCTCTTCAACACTCACAATATCAGacgcgagagagagagactctggAGAATATCAGCTCATGTTCATCATGAATGATGGAGTTAAACATCTCAGATCAGCAGCCGTCAGTCTAACAGTCACAG atCTGCAGATGACTAAAAATCCTGCATTTACAGACAAGAGAGATGAGAGAGTTAAACTGACCTGTAATACATCCTGTGATTTGACCCCTGGAGTTCGTTATTACTGGATAAAGAATGGACGGCATTTCACAAATACAGAGTCTGGCAACATGTTTGTGTCACCCAGCAGTGATTCTGGCAGCTTTTCCTGTTCTCGTGATCAAAACCTTAAACGTCGCTCCTCTTCTGTGT GTGTTTCTCAGAGTGTCTGCTGGGATGTGACTTACACCTCTAGAAGAGTCTGTGCTTTGGTGAACTCAACAGTAGACATTTCCTGCACATACACACATCCCTCTGgtcatactgtaaataaaacattctggCATTACGGTCGATCTAGGGACGTCAAGGATCTGCGTGAGGAGCATCAGTTTGCTGGTCGTGTGGAGTATGTGGGGAACAAACTGAGAATCAAAGATCTCAAGATCAGCGACTCTGGAGAATATCGATTCAGGATCATCACTGACTTAAACCAATACTCTGGATCACCTGGAGTCATTCTTACTGTTACAG gtgcagagaaaaaaagcaacaaagctGTTGTATCAGAGAAAGAGGAAGTAATTTTAAGATGTTCAACTAATTGCACTTTGAATGAAAATCATACTTACATCTGGTACAAGAACGGACGACAGGTAACAGATGGATTCACTAAAGTCAACAAGCTGTACCTGGACTCAGTCAGCAATGAAGAGCTTCAACAGTATTCCTGTGCTGTAGGAG atCCAGCAGTCCAGATTATCTCAAGTCCAAAGGCGAACACAGCTTTACTGATCACTGTAATCATACTCTCTGTGTTTCTGATTTTTACATTGATAGGAGTCCTGTGGTACag GAGGAGAAAGAATAACTCACCTCAACAGTATAAGGACAATAAGGGAAGTGTACAG TTGGGTTCAGATATGCTGTATGAAAATGCTGCAGCCTTGTCTACGGTCTACACACAGCAAGTTCACACAAAGGATCAGGATGTTCATTATTCAACTATTAATTTCAAGCAGTCTCACACAAAGAACACATCATCAGCTCCTACTGCTGTAGATTCAACCACAGATGATGTTCATTATGCTGCTGTGAAGTTCAGCTGA